The sequence below is a genomic window from Actinomycetota bacterium.
GGACTCCAGCACCAAGACGATCGACGCCGAGGGCAAGTACCTGGTGCCCGGGCTGATCGAGCCCCACCTTCACGCCTACCACTCCTACACCAGCGTCACGAACGTGGCCCAGGCGCTGCTGATCCACGGCACCACGACGACCGCCGACGGCATCTACGGTCCGTCGATCATCGGCGGGATCGACACGATCAGGTTCATGATCGACGAGTACGCCCGCACGCCGCTGAAGCTGATCTTCGTCGTGCCCGTGGTGGGCTACTTGCAGAATCGTGAGCTGGGCCTCGACCCGGCGCCTAACTCGATCAACGCCGAGCAGATGATGGCGATGCTCGACTGGCCGGAGACTGTGGGCCTGGAGGAGCCGCCCTACCTGCCGGTCGTCCAGAAGGACCCGGTCTTCATGGAGCTGTACCGCCGGGCGATCGAGAAGGGCCTCGTGATCACCGGCCACGCGGCCGGCATCGGCGTGCCGGAGCAGCTGGACGCCTACATCGCCGCCGGCACCACGACCGACCACGAGGCGGTCGAGGCCGAGGTCGCCCTGGCCGAGGCGCGCTCCGGCATGCGGGTGCTGATGCGCCAGGGGTCGGGCGCCTTCGACCTGCGCGAGCTCTCCAGGGCGATCACCGAGCAGCAGGTCGACACGCGCTCGTTCACCTACTGCGCCGACTTGGCCTCGTGCGAGAAGCTGATGCACGAGGGCGACATCGACGAGTGCATCCGCGAGGCCGTGCGCGCCGGCATCGACCCGATCACCGCGATCCAGATGGGGACCCTGAACGCTGCGCAGGTCTACAAGCTCGACGACAACATCGGCTCGATCTCGCCCGGGCGCTGCGCGGATGTCGTGCTCGTCAGCGACCTGCGCGACTTCGAGGTCGAGTCGGTGATGGCCGGCGGCGAGCTGGTGGTCAGCGACGGCAAGCTGGTCGCCGAGATCGCGCCGCCGGAGTACCCCGAGGCGATGTATGGCACCGTGCGCATCCAGCGCGACCTAGTCGCGAGCGACTTCGACGTCCCGGCGCCCGAGGGCGCCGAGCAGGTGCGTGTGCGCGTCATCGGCGTCGTGGACCTGAGCCTGCACACCAAGGAGCTGTTCGAGACGCTCAAGGTGAACGACGGCGTCATCCAGCCGGACCCAGAGAACGACGTCCTGCCGATCGCGATGATCGACCGCCACGCGGCGACCGGCCAGATCGGCAGGGCGTTCGTGAAGGGGTTCGGCCTGCGCAGGGGCGCGATCGCCAGCAGCGTGAACGCCGTCTGCGAGGACATCGTGGTGATCGGCGCCTCGAAGGAGGACATGGCCTTCGCCGCCAACCACATCGCTAAGATCGGCGGCGGCAAGGTGGCGGTCGCCGACGGGAAGGTGCTCGCCGAGGTGCGCCTGCCCCTGCTGGGCCTGTTCTCGGCCGACCCGCTGCCGACGATCGTGGCCGAGTTCGACCAGCTCGCGGCGAGCATCCGCGAGCTCGGCTCGGCTGTCACCCATCCGTTCTCGACGCTGGAGTTCTGCGGCGCCTGCGGCGAGATCGGGAAGATCAAGATCTCTCCCCAGGGGATCATCGACGTAGAGAAGATCGAGCTCGTCGACTTAGTCGCCGAGGACCAGGCCGCTCACGCGTAGCGGGCCGGGCGGCCGCGGTAGCGGCGCTCGGCAGACCGGTTGCGGAAGGAGTGTCATCGAGATGACAGGGTTAGACTCGCAGAGCGGCAGGAGGCTGCGGTACGGCGCCTACGGGCCCTTCCAGCCGCTGAGCGCCATCTATGAGACCGCGAATTGGGCCGAGCAGCGCGGGCTCGACTCGTACTGGCTCGGAGATCGCAGCATCGCGTTCCCCACGCCCGACGTTCTCGAAGCCTGGTCGGCATTGGTCGCCGTGGCGACCCGCACCGAGCGGATCGGGCTCGGCATGGCCGTCACCGATCCCTTCCGGCGGCACCCGGCCGTGCTGGCGCAGACGGTCACCGCGCTCGACCACATCTCCGACGGCCGCGCGCTGCCGGGCATCGGCATGGGCGAGCGGGTGAACGTCGTGCCCTTCGGCATGCCGATGGAGAAGAAGACCGCCCGCCTGCAGGAGTTCGTGGAGCTGATGAAGCTCTACTGGAGCGGCGAGCCGATCCACTTCGAGGGCAAGTACTTCAGCTCGAAGGGCGGCGTGCTGCGTCCGACGCCGATCCAGTCGCCGCATCCGCCCGTCTGGATGGCGGGCAACGCGCCGCGCACGCTCGAGGTCGTCGGCCGGGTCGCCGACGCCTGGCTGCCGGCCGCACTGACCCCGGATATGTACCGCGAGGACCTCGGGCGCATCCGCGAGGTCGCGGCCGAGGCGGGGCGGGACCCCGACGCGATCGAGCCAGGCCTGTTCATGTACACGGTGCTCCACGAGGACGCCGGGCAGGCCCGCGAGACCGCCCACCAGCTGGGGCGCGGGATCGCCGTCTGGTGGCGAGGGTCGCTGCGCCGGCTCGGGTACGACCTCGGCAGCGACGATCTGACCGTCTCGAACTTCGACGGCAGCCCGGAGGCGATGGACGAGTGGCTGAAGCTGGCCGAGGACGTGCCCGCCGAGGCGGTGGACCAGCTGGTCAATTCAGGCGATCCTGGGCAGTTGAAGGGCCGCATGGAGGAGTTCGTCGCCGCCGGCGTGAGGCACTTCGTCGTCATCAGCCTCGACGGCCTCGGAGACATCGCGCGCTGGAAGGAAACCGTTACGTGCCTGTGCGACGAGGTAATCCCCGCCCTCGGCGATCGCCCGGCGGCGGTCGCCTAGGCCGGGGGGCCGCGAGGGGGTGGCGACCGTAACGGAGCCCGCCCGCAGCGGGGCCGGGCGGACGATGAGCGCGATGGTCCTCGAACGCTACGGCTCGCCCGTGGTGCGCCGCGCGCTGCCGGTGCCCGAGCCCGGTCCGGGGGAGGTCGTCGTGCGGATCGAGGCGGCCGCCCTCTGCGGCTCGGACCTCCACCTGCAGGCAGGCGCCTTCGAGCGTCCCGGGGGGCGCTTCGCCGGTCTGGTCCCGCCGATCGTGATGGGCCACCAGATCGCTGGCGAGCTCGCCGCCGTGGGAGCCGAGGTCGACGGGCTAGAGCCGGGCACGCGCTGTGTCGTCTACGCGAACCTGTTCTGCGGGCGCTGCCTCGCCTGCCTGGCGGGACGCCAGAACCTCTGCCGAACGGTGGCCAAGCGCGTCGGGCTCGAGGTGCCGGGCGGCTTCGCCGAGTACGTGGC
It includes:
- a CDS encoding LLM class flavin-dependent oxidoreductase, with translation MTGLDSQSGRRLRYGAYGPFQPLSAIYETANWAEQRGLDSYWLGDRSIAFPTPDVLEAWSALVAVATRTERIGLGMAVTDPFRRHPAVLAQTVTALDHISDGRALPGIGMGERVNVVPFGMPMEKKTARLQEFVELMKLYWSGEPIHFEGKYFSSKGGVLRPTPIQSPHPPVWMAGNAPRTLEVVGRVADAWLPAALTPDMYREDLGRIREVAAEAGRDPDAIEPGLFMYTVLHEDAGQARETAHQLGRGIAVWWRGSLRRLGYDLGSDDLTVSNFDGSPEAMDEWLKLAEDVPAEAVDQLVNSGDPGQLKGRMEEFVAAGVRHFVVISLDGLGDIARWKETVTCLCDEVIPALGDRPAAVA
- a CDS encoding adenine deaminase C-terminal domain-containing protein — encoded protein: MTWFRHRDQGLIDVALGNAPADQVIAGGKLVNVLTKEVYPADVAIKGDRIAAVGDVARCLDSSTKTIDAEGKYLVPGLIEPHLHAYHSYTSVTNVAQALLIHGTTTTADGIYGPSIIGGIDTIRFMIDEYARTPLKLIFVVPVVGYLQNRELGLDPAPNSINAEQMMAMLDWPETVGLEEPPYLPVVQKDPVFMELYRRAIEKGLVITGHAAGIGVPEQLDAYIAAGTTTDHEAVEAEVALAEARSGMRVLMRQGSGAFDLRELSRAITEQQVDTRSFTYCADLASCEKLMHEGDIDECIREAVRAGIDPITAIQMGTLNAAQVYKLDDNIGSISPGRCADVVLVSDLRDFEVESVMAGGELVVSDGKLVAEIAPPEYPEAMYGTVRIQRDLVASDFDVPAPEGAEQVRVRVIGVVDLSLHTKELFETLKVNDGVIQPDPENDVLPIAMIDRHAATGQIGRAFVKGFGLRRGAIASSVNAVCEDIVVIGASKEDMAFAANHIAKIGGGKVAVADGKVLAEVRLPLLGLFSADPLPTIVAEFDQLAASIRELGSAVTHPFSTLEFCGACGEIGKIKISPQGIIDVEKIELVDLVAEDQAAHA